From Deinococcus yavapaiensis KR-236, one genomic window encodes:
- a CDS encoding creatininase family protein → MNIESMNWMQVEAYLQRDDRCILPLGSTEQHGYMSLS, encoded by the coding sequence ATGAACATTGAATCGATGAACTGGATGCAAGTGGAGGCGTACTTGCAACGCGACGACCGCTGCATCCTCCCGCTCGGCAGCACCGAACAGCACGGCTACATGAGCTTGAGC